tgtattataatatataagaGGAAGATTCTTTAATGTTAAGAACTTATAAGTGTTCACCTTGAAAATACATCAGATATTACACACTAATTTTGAAACTTTGCATTTAAAGTAcaatgtgatatcatatgatcaTTTTAGGGACTGATATTTACAggattaaaactatttttaacttCATGCTATAAagtatgtcttaaaaaaaataaagtatgtcttAAAGAAATACAATTCTATTCTAGAATATGCTGTAGGATAATAAACTTTTACTATACTTTAAATGTCAATAAACAATGACTggagaaatggaagaaatagaCTGAGAAAGTATATATTAGCAGTCATGTGGCCTGGTAAGAGGATATAAACAGCAAGGAGAATTATACAGATATTTAGGAATTTCAGAATTTAACCTAGTTGTTCTTTAAAGTGTTTTTGACCcctcaaaaaataatttattagcaGAAAATATTGCTTTATAGACCATGTCTTTGAAGGCTTGTTTCACTTGCTGGTTTCTCAGGGTATAGATGAAGGGATTCAGCATGGGGGCCACAGAGGTATTGAGAATAGCTACTCCTTTTGTCAATGATGCCTTTTCTTTGGCTGAGGGATTAGCATACATGAATATGCAGCTTCCATAGGAGATGGAGATGACAATCATGTGAGAGGAACAAGTGGAGAAGGCCTTTTTTCTCTGACTGGCAGATGGGATTCTCAAAACAGTCCTGACAATGTACATATAAGACAAAATCACTAAGGCCAAAGTGAACAGCAAACTAACCAAAGCAAAGTAAAAACCCATTACTTCTAGAAACCGTGTATCTGAACAAGACAATTGTAAAAGGGggaaatagtcacacaaaaaGTGATCAATGACATTGGAAGCACAGTAATCCAGCTGGAGGAGAAGCATAAGGGGCGGGAAAATGGTCAGAAACCCACTGAGCCAAGCGCAGACCACAAGCAGGCTGCAGAGTTTCCTGCTCATGATGGTGTGTAATGCAGGGGCCTGCTGATGgcaacatagcggtcataggacaTGGCGGTTAGGATGTAAAATTCAGTCACCCccatgaaaatagagaaaaatagttGGGCTGCACAGTTGTTGTAAGAAATAGTCTTGTCCCTGGTGATAATTGCCCCCAGAAACCTAGGAATGCACACGGTAGTAAAGGAGATTTCTAAGAAAGAGAAGTTTCggaggaagaaatacatgggcGTCTGGAGATGGGAGTCCACCCAGGTTAGGGTGATGATAGTCAGGTTTCCAGCGACACTTAATACATATGtgataaataaaaagaggaaaatcacAATCTGAAGGTCAGGATCATCAGAAAGGCCTAGGAGGACAAACTCTGTGATCACGGTGTGgttcatttctctgtctcttcttcttttaattatatttaggTGAAAAGTGAATTAAAAGGGAAGAGATGAAAGATACAATTTATTATGATCAAAGTCATTATCATTAATACAATTCTAAAACATTCTCTCTAATTCATGCTgatgtcattttcttttaacttactttcattatatattaaaacatatatgtCGTTCGTGCTTTATATAATGCTTCTCTTATTCTAATTAGAAAATATTCATACAATAAATCAAACTACTGAGATGATAAATGAAATTTATACTCTTTATTTTGTCCATTTAATGGAATCCCTTGCAATTTTGTTGGAATAAtcctataaaatattcatttttctttttttctgtcatgTATTTATTAGAAGACACTGccacttaaaaaacagaaagatgatCTCACTTCCTTCAAAAGatcaaaaatgaaatttaaaggaCTAAAGTAGCAACCCATTTTTCTTTGTGCACAactcattaatttttataatataaatcaaTTAAAGATTTTCTTAgcaagtaaactttaaaatgcttaatgattaaattattaatttattttaatattaatatttatgaagtAATCAACATGAGAATATgctatacttatatatatatatatattagaaaagataGAATAAATAGCT
This genomic stretch from Cervus elaphus chromosome 22, mCerEla1.1, whole genome shotgun sequence harbors:
- the LOC122680006 gene encoding LOW QUALITY PROTEIN: olfactory receptor 6C3-like (The sequence of the model RefSeq protein was modified relative to this genomic sequence to represent the inferred CDS: inserted 1 base in 1 codon) yields the protein MNHTVITEFVLLGLSDDPDLQIVIFLFLFITYVLSVAGNLTIITLTWVDSHLQTPMYFFLRNFSFLEISFTTVCIPRFLGAIITRDKTISYNNCAAQLFFSIFMGVTEFYILTAMSYDRYVAISRPLHYXTIMSRKLCSLLVVCAWLSGFLTIFPPLMLLLQLDYCASNVIDHFLCDYFPLLQLSCSDTRFLEVMGFYFALVSLLFTLALVILSYMYIVRTVLRIPSASQRKKAFSTCSSHMIVISISYGSCIFMYANPSAKEKASLTKGVAILNTSVAPMLNPFIYTLRNQQVKQAFKDMVYKAIFSANKLFFEGSKTL